The genomic stretch GGCCTGGTGGCTGATCTCCCGCTGGGCGAGGTCGCGGACGATCTTCCCGGCGACCTCGGTGACCTCGTCACGCCGGGTGTCCCAGGCCTGCCGCACGCCCTCCAGCACCTGCCGGAAGGAGGGCATGCCGTGCCGGGGCGCGGGCGGGAAATAGGTCCCGAAGTAGAACGGCTCGGCGTCCGGGGTGAGGAAGACGGTCATCGGCCACCCGCCCTGGCCGGTGGCGGCCTGTACGGCCTCCATGTACACGGCGTCCACGTCCGGCCGCTCCTCGCGGTCGACCTTGACGCTGACGAAGTGCTCGTTGAGATAGTCGGCGGTGGCCCGGTCCTCGAAGGACTCGTGCGCCATGACATGACACCAGTGGATCACCGGAAGCATAAGTGGCAGGACGCATAGCCCACGCTCAAGAGAATGGGCACGTCCCGCCGCTTCGCTTCCGTCATCGCCTCCTCTCCCCATGGCCACCAATCCACCGGGTTGGAAGCGTGCTGGAGCAGGTAGGGCGATTGGGAGTCAGCCAATCGATTCATACCGGCATCGTCGCACGACCGGTACCGTCCGGCCCACCTTGCGAGGCTGTGTGTCCGGCCTCAGCGGCCGGTGCGACGACGTCGTACCGCCTGTTCGCGGGCGCAGAGGAGGGCTGGAGAGCCGACGAGGAGCGGGGCCTGCGCGGTGACGGGCTGCGGCCGTCCGCGACGAGCAGGTCCTCCCTGCGCGTGTCGGCATACACCACGTCGATTTCCATGAAGTAGTCCACCTCAGATCAGCCGGCGAGGAACCGGACGGCACGTCTGCGCCCCTCGGCCGCGTTGAGCGGGCGGACCCGTCCGTCGCATCCCGCCCTGGCGTTCGACTGCGCCTCGCTCACGCTTGAACGTCCGCGCAGGGCGGCGACGGTCGCGGGCGAGACCCCCGTACTCCCCGCGATCCGCCGGTCCGACCCCTGCGAACGGGTGGAGAGGAAGCGCTCGGCCGCCGCGGTGCGGTCGGCCTGCGACAGCGGCAGTCCGTGCTGGGAGTTCAGCCGGACGGCCGGGACGAACGCATCCTCCCCGGTGCCCTCGACGAACCAGGCCTCGACGTACTCCTCTCCACGCGGCAGCGCCGCCCGCAGACGGTGTGCCCCGTGTCCCTCCTCAGGACGCGCTGCACCACCGGTCAACACCTCGGGCACGGGCGGTACCTTCCTGCAGGCGACATACGGTGGATCTCACTGCAGCACATCGCTGCTGCCGCATGAAGTGATGACGGGGGTCAGCTTGGTCAGTCTGGTCAGTTCGGCACCGCACGCGTGCGGCCCGCCCTTTCGTGAAAGGTGACCCACTCCTGTGAAGCACCCTGGACGCACCCGCTGGGCCATCGGCGGGCTGCTCGCCGGAGGAATAGTCGTCAACTTCATGGACCGGACGGCCTTATCGGTGGCGAGCTCGCCCCTGGCCCTTGAATTCGGCCTCGATCTGAGCCGACTCGGCGTCGTGCTCGCCGCGTTCACGTGGTCGTACTGTCTGGTTCAGCTGCCGGCCGGCGCCCTGGTGGACATCTTCGGCGTGTCCTGGCTCACCCGTATCGGGTCGGCCCTGTGGGCTGTCGCCAGCCTGCTGACCGCGGTGGCCGGCGGACTCGGTCCCCTCATCGCGGCACGTCTGCTGCTGGGCGTGGCCGAGGGACCGTCCATGGTCTCCGCGTCCAAGGCGACCGCCGCGTGGTTTCCGCTCGGCGAACGCGGTACGGCGACGGCGGTGTTCGACGGCGCCACCAAGTTCGCCAACATGGTGGCGTTCCCGGTGCTGGCTTTCGTGATGAGCGAGTGGGGCTGGCGGGCCGGGTTCCTGTTCAGCGCGGCACTCAGCCTGGTGTTCTCGGCGCTGTGGTGGTGGGGCTACCGGGACCCGTCCGAGCATCCCCTGCTGCGCGACAGCGAGCGGGAGTTCATCCTCGGCGGCGGGGCGCGGGACACCGACCGGGGGCGTGCCGGGCAGCTCCGCTCCGTCCTGTGCACCGGAAGGAACTGGGTCGTGGCCCTCGCCTTCGCCTGCTACGGCTACACGATCAACGTGGTGGTCACCTGGATGCCCGAGTTCTTCCAGCGGCAGTTCGGCCTCCGGCTGCTCAACTCCGGCATCCACTCGATGATCCCCTGGGCGGTGGCGACCGTGGCCGAACTCGTGGTCGGCGGCTGGCTGGTGGACCGGCTGGTCCGCCGGGGCCATGACCCGATGCGGATCCGCAGGAACGTACTGACCGTGGGACTGACACTCGGCGCCACGATCGGGGCGGCGGGGACCGCCGATTCGGCGGCCGAGGCCGTGTGCTGGATGTCGGTCTCACTCTCCGGGCTGGCCATCGCGGCACCCGTGGCGTGGAGCCTGCCGGGCCTGCTGGCGGCGCCCGGCACCGTGGGGGCGGTCAGCGGCCTGATGAACTTCGCCAACACGGCGGCCACCGGCTTCGGTGTGATGTTCACCGGGTGGCTGGCTCAGGCGACCGGAACGTTCCACGCGCCCTTCCTGTTCGCGGTCGCGGTGCTGGCCGTGGGCGTACTCCTGTACCGGTACGTGCTGCGTACGACGGCGTCGGACAGCTCACCGCCCCGGCTCCGGCCCTCGGCGTCGTCCGAGATCAAGGCCTGAGATCTGCACGCCGGGCCGCTCCACCGCACACACCGTGAGCACCTGCGCCTCGCCTGCAACAACTGTGTGCGCCGTCACGGATTCCGTAGCATTGCGCCAGGGAAGTGCTGGCAAGGGAGGTCGAGGTTCCGCAATGAACGAGACGTCACTGCTGGCTACTTGCCTGGTGCGATTAGCGTGGTCGCCGGAGCGACTGGCCAGCGAGATCAACAAGAGGTGCGGCACCGGAACCATCAGCAGCAAGGCCCCCTACAACTGGCTCAAGGGTGCCCGCCCCCGACGCCGGCTCCCTCACGTGGTCGCGCAGATCCTGTCCGACCGGCTCGGTGAACCCATCTCCGTCGAAGCGCTGTGGCCCCAGCACTTCACGGCGGCCCAGGACCCGCAGGCGCAGGCCGCCGGTCTCCGGGCCCCGGGCACGAACGGCGCCGCGGAGCCCGGGCACGACCTGATCGGCGCCGCGGTGGACTGGCTGGTGGCCGACGAGGCGGACGCGCCCTCGCAGCTCCGCGGCGACGAACTCCCCGCCGTCGCCGTCGACCTGCTGACCACCCGGATCCGTCAGCTGCGCGAGCTGGACGACGCCTTCCGCGGCACCCGGCTGGTGATGGACTGGGCACTCCAGGACTTCCAATGGGCCAGAAGACTGGCTGACGAGTGCTGTTACGACGCGGAGACCGGCGTACGGCTGCACCGCGGCATCGCCGAGCTGGGCCAGCTCGCCGGATGGCTGGCCGCGGACCTGGGGATGACCAGGCGCAGCCGGAGCTGTTTCGTGACCGCGTTGCGCGCCGCGCACACCGCGGGCGACCGTGCCCTGGCCGCGTACATCATTTCCTGTATGAGCTACCACGCCACGTGGGAAGGCCGGGGCGAGGAGGCGCTGCGTCTGATCCGCATCGCACGCAAGGGTTCAGCGGTGGAGGACATGGGTCTCGGCGCGGCGTTGCTGGCCACCCGTGAGGCACGGGCCCGTGCGAGCCTCGGCGACGAGGCCGGCTGCCGGCTCGCCATGGACGCGGCGGCCGACCTCAGCCGGCATGGTGAGCCGCCGGCCGACGCCCCCTGGGCCTACTGGCTGACACCGGCCGTCATGGTGGCCGACGCCGGTCGGGCATGGCTGGAACTGGGCCGCCCCCACCAGGCGGAGCAGCATCTGGCACACGGCATCGAACTGCTCGGGGACAGCCAGCCGCTGAACCGGCTGCTGCACCACACCTCGCTGGCCGAGGCCCGGCTGTCCCGGCACATTGTGGACGGCGCGGCGGAAGCCGCCCACGACGCCCTGTCCCTCGCCGGGCGGGCCGCCTCCCGGCGCGCCCGGACCCGCCTGACGACCCTCCGCCACAGGTTCCAGCGCTACGACAGCCGGGCGGCACGCGACTTCGTACAGCGGGCGAACGACGTCCTGAGCGCCGATCCCCAGGAGACGGCAAGCTGACAGAGCCGACAGGGGGCCGGGGCCCGGCCACGAGTTGCCCGTCGTACCCAGGCACCGTCGTACCCAGGCACCGAGGAGAACACCACGGATATGCGAGTCACCCACGGCGTACCGCTCGCCCCGATGACGACACTGGGCATCGGAGGCCCGGCAGCGGCCTTCGTCGATCTGGACGATCCGGCGGACTTCCCCTCCTTCGTCGAGCTCGCCGGCACCTACGCCGATGAACCGGTATGCCTGGGGGCCGGCAGCAACGTCCTGGTCAGCGACCTGGGCTGCTCGTCCGCCGTGCTGCGGATGAACACCAGAGGCGTACGGTGGCGGGGGGAGACCGCCGACGGCCGCACGCTGGTCGAGGTCCAGGCCGGCCACCCGCTCGTCGACCTCGTCGCCACCACCATCGACGAGGGCCTGAGCGGTATGGAGATGCTCGTGGGCATCCCCGGGACGACGGGCGCCACGCCGATCCAGAACGTCGGCGCCTACGGTCAGGAGATCTCCGACACCCTGGTCGAAGTGACCGCCTGGGACTGGGAGTTGGGACGCAGGGTCGCCATGGAGGCCGCGTCCTGCGGGCTGGGCCACCGCACCAGCATCTTCAAGAGATCCCGTCGCTGGACCCTGCTGAAGCTGGTCTTCGCCCTGCGCCGTTCCGAGTTGAGCGCCCCGGTCACCTATCGGATGGTCGCCGCGGAACTCGATGTCCCGGTGGGCAGCCGGGTCCCTTTGTCCGAGGCCGCCGAGGCCGTGCTCGTCGTCCGCAAGGGCAAGGGCATGGTGCTGGGCTGCTGTGACACCGACCGGCGGTCGGTCGGCAGTGTGTTCCTCAGTCCCGAGATCACCCCCGCCCAGGCGGAACGACTGCGCGCCCGCAACGCGCCCGTCAACGAGTTCCCCGACGGCTCGACCCGGGTCAGCGCGAGCTGGCTCATCCGCCAGGCCGGCTTCGAACTCGGCGCCCCGATCGTCGAGGGCGTACGCATCTCGTCGCTGCACTACACCCTGGTCGCCGACGAGGGGGCGAGGGCGGCCGAATTCACCCGGGCCATCGACATCGTCCAGGAGCAGGCCCTGCTCCGGACGGGGGTGCGGCTCACTCCTGAAGTCGACTTCGTCGGGGAATGGGAGCCGGGTTCCCCCAGCCGGTGTCCGGGACGCCAGCTCGCGAAGCCTTAGCTCCTGGGCCTCCGTTCGCCACCGTTTTCTCCTTTCTGCCGGCTCATGCTCATGGGCCGGCCGGTTCGCCGTTCCGCTCTGCCACAGGCTCTGGCACGTACTCGGGCTCAGGCGCGTACTCGGGCTCAGGCGCGTACTCGGGCTCGGGGGCGGGCTCGGGGGCGGCGTAGAAGCGCAGGTTCACGTGGCGTGCCCCTTCAGGGGCGTCCTCGCGGGTGTGGCCGTAGCGGTCGAGCAGTTCCCCGTAGGCGCGGACGAAGGCGTGCAGGTCCTCCTTGGTCATCCAGGCGCCGGTGCGCTGCACCTGGGCCCAGCCCTGAGGTCCGCGGTACTCCTGGTGGGCACGGCGGAAGAGCCGCGTGTCGACCTCGATCTTCAGCAGGGCGAGCTGTTCGGCGGCCGCGTACTCGTCGAGGCCCATTGTGGCCGGGTCGGGCGTGGTGTGGCTGAACGGCAGCGAGCGCCACCACCGCTCCCGCCCGCCGGACTTCTCCGGGATCTCCTCGATGAGCCACTGCTCGGCGAGTTTGCGCAGGTGATAGCTGGTGGTGCCGGAGCTCTCGCCGAGTTCGCGGGCGAGGACGGTGGAGTTCGCCTCGCCGTGCCGGCCGAGGTAGTCGAGGATCCGGCGGCGCAGGGGGTTGCCGAGGGACTTGTAGAGGGCGGTGCGCTCCAGGCTGGTCATCTCGGGCATGCCGTCGCTCATGCGGCCACCGTAACCCTGAGAACCCTGAGAAGTCCCCGAGATTGCCGAATTTTCTTTGCAGAGTTTTCTCTGCGTTCTACGGTGGAGGCGGTCGAGAGCGGTCCGAGGCAGCTGGTGGAGGCTGGCGTGAGGGGCTGCGGGAGGGGGGCGACGATGACGATGGGGATGACGGGGACAGAGAAGCCGCGGACGAAGAAGCCGGAGACGGAGAAGCCGGCGGCGCACAGGGGGTGGGCGCTGATCGCGCTGGCAGCGGCGGCGGTTCTGCTGGTGCCGTGGATGGTGGTGCTGGCGATGACGCTGCCGGGCAGCACCAAGGTGGACAACTGGCCGCTGGCCTGGATCGGCCTCGACGTCCTCATGGCGGCGGGCTGTGCGGCAACGGCCTTGCTCGGCCTGCTCGGCGACGCCAGGGCCCGCCTGACGGCCTCGGCGACCGCGTCGGTCGCGGTGCTGGACGCCTGGTTCGACATAACGACGGCGGGCACCGGCGCCCCGCTGGCCGAGGCGCTGCTGTGTGCGGTGGCGGAGGCGGCACTGGCGGGGGCGTGCGTCCACCTCGCGCTGGGCAAGGGGCGCGGCCGGCGCCGTAACCTCGGCGCCGCGTGCCCGGGCGCTCGTCAAGAAGCCGACGGCCACCCGTCAAGAACCCGACACGAAACCCTCACCGCACCCGCTGATCGTCAGCCCCTCGCCATCCTGTCTTCCCCGAAGGACACTCGTAGACAAGGAAGTTGACGCCGGAGGGGGACGGGACATGCGGGACGGCCATCGGGCGGAGGCCGAGCGGCTGCTGGCGCGCGCCGTCGAGGAGGAGGTACGGCGCTCGGGCGGGCGGATCGACGGGCAGGTGCTGCTGTCGCGGGCGCGCGGAGCGCTGGACGCGATGGCGGGGGCGGCCGGCGAGGAATACGCGGCGTACACCCGGGCGCTGGACGAGGCCGAGGCGGGCCGGCTGACCTTCGGGCAGCGGTACGCCCGCGCGGGCGCCGGAACCGCCCTGCTGGTGGCGGCCGTCGCCGCAGCGGCCGCCGCCGTGGCCGACCTGTCCCTCGGCACCGGTACGGGTACGGCCGTCGGCGCCGGCGTCACCGCGGGTGTGGTCGGTGCCGCCGCCTCCGTGGTGAAGGTGGCCGGCTCCCATCTGCCCGCCGCCCACCACCACGCGGGCGCGGCCGGCCAGCCCGGCGGGCCCGAGCAGCTGCGGCTGCAGTGGCTGACCGCGCTGGAGGTGCGCGGCATCCGCCCCTTCCTCGACCAGCAGCGGGTGCTCAGCGCCTCCACAGGTCCGAAGAAGTCCGGCGGCCCGGCGCTGCGCGGCACGGACAAGAGCGCGGCGGCCCGCCAGCGCACAGTGCTGGAGCAGTCGTTCGGCCAACTCCCGGACGCGGACGGCCCGTTCGCGGGGCGCCGGGTGGAGCTGGGGCGGATCCGGCAGTGGGCGCAGGCGGCCCGGGCGGCCACGGAGACCCGGCCGACGGTGGTCGTGCTGCACGGCGAGGCCGGCTCCGGCCGGACCACGCTGGCGGTGCGCGCGGCGCACGAGCTGCGGGACCACTTCCGGGGCGCGGTGGTCGTGGATCTGCGCGGTGGCAGGCGCGAGGAGGCGCCGCTGCCGACGCGGGACGCGCTGCTGCATCTGCTCAACCGGCTCGGCGCGCCCCGCGAGCAGCTGCTGTTCCGGGAGCGCTCCTCCCCCGACCAGCAGGTCAAGCGGCTCGGCGAGCTGTACCACCGGCATCTGACCGGACTGCCGGTGACGATCGTGCTGGACGACGCCTCGGACCCGGAGCAGGTGCGGGCGCTGGTGCCCGAGCGCTCCGACAGCCTGATCCTGGTCACCGCCCGCACCGCCCTCGACCTGCCCGCGGACCTGCCCGCCTGGGTGCACCACCTGCCGGTCGAGCCGCTGGACGCGGCGGGTGCCGAGGAACTGCTCGGCGCGATCGCGGAGGACGCGTCCGGCCCCTACGACGCCGAGTCCGCCGACCGGATCCGCGAACTGTGCGGCGGGCTGCCGCTGGCGCTGCGGATCGCCGGCTCCGCGCTCGGCCCGCGCTCGCCCCGGCAGCTGGCCTCGGACCTGGCGGCGTACGGCCCGGTGGAACCGGTGGAGCGGGCCCTGTGGCTGCGCTACACCGATCAGCCGGAGCCCGCGCGCCGGCTGCTGCGCAGGCTCGCGCTCGCGGGCAGCGCCNNNNNNNNNNNNNNNNNNNNNNNNNNNNNNNNNNNNNNNNNNNNNNNNNNNNNNNNNNNNNNNNNNNNNNNNNNNNNNNNNNNNNNNNNNNNNNNNNNNNNNNNNNNNNNNNNNNNNNNNNNNNNNNNNNNNNNNNNNNNNNNNNNNNNNNNNNNNNNNNNNNNNNNNNNNNNNNNNNNNNNNNNNNNNNNNNNNNNNNNNNNNNNNNNNNNNNNNNNNNNNNNNNNNNNNNNNNNNNNNNNNNNNNNNNNNNNNNNNNNNNNNNNNNNNNNNNNNNNNNNNNNNNNNNNNNNNNNNNNNNNNNNNNNNNNNNNNNNNNNNNNNNNNNNNNNNNNNNNNNNNNNNNNNNNNNNNNNNNNNNNNNNNNNNNNNNNNNNNNNNNNNNNNNNNNNNNNNNNNNNNNNNNNNNNNNNNNNNNNNNNNNNNNNNNNNNNNNNNNNNNNNNNNNNNNNNNNNNNNNNNNNNNNNNNNNNNNNNNNNNNNNNNNNNNNNNNNNNNNNNNNNNNNNNNNNNNNNNNNNNNNNNNNNNNNNNNNNNNNNNNNNNNNNNNNNNNNNNNNNNNNNNNNNNNNNNNNNNNNNNNNCCCGCGGCGGCCTCATCGACCATGTGCGCGGCAGCCGCTACCGGCTGCACGACCTGGTGCGCGCCTTCGCCCAGGCCCGCCTGCTGGACGAGGAGGACCCGGCCGAGCGCGCGGCGGCACAGGAACGGCTGATCGTGAACTACGCCGAGCTGGCCGACTCCGTGCTGCGCCTGGTCGACGGGAACATGTCGACACGCTCGCACCAGTTCGGCTCGCACGGCTTCACCTCGCTGGACGAGGCGCTGCGCTGGCTGGACGACGAGTCGAGCTTCATCACCGCGGCCCTGCGGCACGCGGAGGGAGTGGACCAGTCGGCGGTGCAGAACCTGCTGGGCGCGCTGTGCGACTACTGCCTGCTGCGCGGCGACCTGTACCGGCTCGGTGAGATCAGCGAGCTGGCACAGGCCGTGGACCAGGGGCTGCTGGTGCGCTCGGTGCAGTGGCGTACCGGTATCGCGGCCCGCCAGCTGGGCGAGCTGGACAAGGCCCGCACCACGCTCACCTCGGTGGTGGACCTGTACCGGGAGGCGCATCACGACGCGGGCGCGGCCCGCGCCCTGTGCTCGCTCGGGATCACCCTGCACCACCAGGGCAACCTCACCGAGGCCGCGGCCAAACTGCGGGAGGCGCTGGATCTGCAGGCACCACCGCAGCTGGCGACGGACCGGGCCTGGACGATGCACGCACTGGCCGCCGTCCAGCGTGACCGGGGCCGCCTCGCGGAGGCACTGGAGCTGCTCACCCGCTCCCTGGTCCTGCATCGCGAGGGCGGCTCGGTGCACGGCGAGGCGTGGGCGCACTTCCAGCTCGGCCAGCTGGCGCTGCGGATGGGGGACGTACCGCGCGCGGAGACGGAGCTGCGAGCGGCCCTGGAGCGGTACGGCCAGACGCACGACGCGCGCGGCGAGGCCTGGGCGCTGACCCAGCTGGCCCGGGCCCGGCTGGTGGCCGGGGACGCCTCACCGGCCGTCGAGGACCTGCGGCAGGCCGCCGCTCGGCACCGGGAGAACGAGGACGCGCGCGGCGAGGCCTGGAGCCTGTACTACCTGGGCCAGGCTCTGGAGGAGACCGGCGATCTGGACCAGGCGGTACGCGACCTGGAGCGCTCCCGGACGATGTTCTCCCGGATGCGGGACGTGTACGGCCTGGCCTGCGCCCGGCACCATTCGGCCCGCGTCACCCGCGACCAGCGGGCCGCGCAGACCGGCTCCCTGCGCAACTCCGGCTTCGCCCGGCAGCTCCTCGTGGACGCCCGCGCCGACTTCCAGCGGATCGGCGTCGCCCACGGCGAGGCATGGACCTGCCTGGAGCTGGCGGTGGTCGACGCGGGCAACGCCCGCACCCAGCAGGCGCTGACCCTGTCCGACGAGGCGCTGGACCTGTTCGCCTCCTACGGCGACCGGCGCGGCGAGGACTGGGCCCGCTTCCTGCGCTGCACCCTGCTGCCGTACGCGGCGCCGGGCGGGGTGGAGGTGGGCACGGCGGTCGCCCAGGAGGAGCTGTCCCAGCTCTCCCGCGCCGCCCATCCCCTGCGGGACGAGAAGCTGACCGACTACGTCTCCGCGTACACCCTGTTCCTGGAGCGCGGCATCAGCCTGGAGGACGGCTGGCAGGCCTGGCGCCTGCACATGACTCCGGACCGCCACGCCCGGGATGTGATGGGGGTGGCGGTACCGGCGGGGCGCTGACGCCGGGGTCAGCCCCGCTTGGCCGCGGAGTCGGCCTTCTCGACCTGGTTCGCCCCGGGGTCCGGGGACTCCTTGAAGTCGACCTTGTTCATGTGCTTGCTCATCGACTTCATCAGGCCCCACACCGCCAGGGCCATCACCGCGAAGACGATGAAGCCGAGGACACCGGGGGTGACCTTGTTCTGGTCGACCTCCTTGGCGAGAGGGACGAGGTGCGTCACTGCCAGGCTCACGCTTGCACTCATGTCAGGCATTGTCGCGGATGCCCGCGAAGAGGTCGGCCTCGGGGAGGGAGGTGTCGACGAGAGACTTCGCCAGTTCGTACTCCTCCGTGGGCCAGACCTCCTTCTGCAGCTCCATAGGCACCTTGAACCAGCCGCCGTCCGGGTCGATCTGCGTGGCGTGCGCGATCAGCGCCTTGTCGCGGATCTCGAAGAAGTCCGCGCACGGAATGTGCGTGGTCAGCGTGCGCTCGGTGCGCTCGAACTCGTTCCAGCGCTTGAGCCACTCCCCGTACGGCGACTTCAGGCCCCGGTCGAGCATCGCCTGGTGCAGCGCCTCGGTGCGGGGGCGGTTGAAGCCCTGGTTGTAGTAGAGCTTCTGCGGCTGGTAGCCGGGGCCGTACTCCGCCTCCGGGTACTTCTCGGTGTCCGCCGCGCCCTCGAACGCCACCATGGAGATCTTGTGGGTCATGATGTGGTCGGGGTGCGGATAACCGCCGTTCTCGTCGTAGGTGGTGATCACCTGCGGGCGGAAGGCGCGGATCTTGCGCACCAGCTCGCCCGCCGCCTTGTCGACGTCCTCCAGTGCGAAACAGCCCTCGGGCAGCGGCGGCAGCGGGTCGCCCTCGGGCAGGCCCGAGTCGATGAAGCCGAGCCACTCCTGCCCCACGCCCAGGATCTCGCGGGCCTCGTCCATCTCCTTCTTGCGTACCTCGTGGATGTGCTCCTCGATGTACGCGTCGCCCTGCAGCTTGGGATTGAGGATGGACCCACGCTCTCCGCCGGTGCAGGTCACCACCAGCACGTCCACCCCCTCGGACACATACTTCGCCATGGTGGCCGCGCCCTTGCTCGACTCGTCGTCGGGGTGCGCGTGTACGGCCATCAGTCGCAGCTGGTCAGTCAAGACTCAATCCTCGTAAGTCGGCGCCCCGTGTCTCCGGTGCGATCGGCGGCTTCTATAGTGACGGAATCGGGGGGCGAATAATTCCGGCACCGGTTCCTGCCGAGAGGACGATCATGAGTACGGCGAGCACGCGGCTGCCCGAGGGCCGCTACGGCCGCTCCTCGGACGAGCGCGCCGACCGCAAGCTCAAGATCGCCGGTGCGGTGCTCGGCGCCGCCCTGCTCGCACTGGTCGGCTACTTCGCCTACCACTATGTCGTCGAGAGCAAGATCAGCGCCCAGGTGATCACCTTCGAGGCCACGGACAACGCCGTCAAGGTGCATCTGGAGGTCCACAAGGACTCCGGCACCGACGGCTACTGCACCCTGCGCTCCCAGGCGGCGGACGGCTCCGAGGTGGGCCGGGCCGACTTCCGCTTCACCGGGTCGGCCACGCGCACCGACAAGGTCGTCACGCTCCGTACGACGGCGAAGGGCACGACGGCCGAGCTGCTCGGCTGCCACACCGGCTGACGGCAGCCGGACTACCCGACCGTCACCCGGAATACGTACACGCTGACCTGCGTTGATGTGATTCTGATGGCTTATGTCCTCCCCCTTCCGGCCTTGAATTGTTAGGCTCGTGGTTTCGCCCATCCATGAGGGAACATTCTTCTGGGTAGGGCGATGCTTTGTATTCCCAGTACCGACGAGGAGCACCCTGTGACCCAGACCAGCGAGAACGTCACCTGGCTGACCCAGGAGGCGTACAACAAGCTCAAGGACGAGCTTGAGTACCTTACTGGTCCTGCGCGCACGGAGATCGCCGCCAAGATCGCGGCCGCGCGCGAGGAGGGCGACCTGCGCGAGAACGGCGGGTACCACGCTGCCAAGGAGGAGCAGGGCAAGCAGGAGCTGCGCGTGCGGCAGCTGACCCAGCT from Streptomyces roseochromogenus subsp. oscitans DS 12.976 encodes the following:
- a CDS encoding MFS transporter yields the protein MKHPGRTRWAIGGLLAGGIVVNFMDRTALSVASSPLALEFGLDLSRLGVVLAAFTWSYCLVQLPAGALVDIFGVSWLTRIGSALWAVASLLTAVAGGLGPLIAARLLLGVAEGPSMVSASKATAAWFPLGERGTATAVFDGATKFANMVAFPVLAFVMSEWGWRAGFLFSAALSLVFSALWWWGYRDPSEHPLLRDSEREFILGGGARDTDRGRAGQLRSVLCTGRNWVVALAFACYGYTINVVVTWMPEFFQRQFGLRLLNSGIHSMIPWAVATVAELVVGGWLVDRLVRRGHDPMRIRRNVLTVGLTLGATIGAAGTADSAAEAVCWMSVSLSGLAIAAPVAWSLPGLLAAPGTVGAVSGLMNFANTAATGFGVMFTGWLAQATGTFHAPFLFAVAVLAVGVLLYRYVLRTTASDSSPPRLRPSASSEIKA
- a CDS encoding ArsR/SmtB family transcription factor, with protein sequence MSDGMPEMTSLERTALYKSLGNPLRRRILDYLGRHGEANSTVLARELGESSGTTSYHLRKLAEQWLIEEIPEKSGGRERWWRSLPFSHTTPDPATMGLDEYAAAEQLALLKIEVDTRLFRRAHQEYRGPQGWAQVQRTGAWMTKEDLHAFVRAYGELLDRYGHTREDAPEGARHVNLRFYAAPEPAPEPEYAPEPEYAPEPEYVPEPVAERNGEPAGP
- a CDS encoding AAA family ATPase, with amino-acid sequence MRDGHRAEAERLLARAVEEEVRRSGGRIDGQVLLSRARGALDAMAGAAGEEYAAYTRALDEAEAGRLTFGQRYARAGAGTALLVAAVAAAAAAVADLSLGTGTGTAVGAGVTAGVVGAAASVVKVAGSHLPAAHHHAGAAGQPGGPEQLRLQWLTALEVRGIRPFLDQQRVLSASTGPKKSGGPALRGTDKSAAARQRTVLEQSFGQLPDADGPFAGRRVELGRIRQWAQAARAATETRPTVVVLHGEAGSGRTTLAVRAAHELRDHFRGAVVVDLRGGRREEAPLPTRDALLHLLNRLGAPREQLLFRERSSPDQQVKRLGELYHRHLTGLPVTIVLDDASDPEQVRALVPERSDSLILVTARTALDLPADLPAWVHHLPVEPLDAAGAEELLGAIAEDASGPYDAESADRIRELCGGLPLALRIAGSALGPRSPRQLASDLAAYGPVEPVERALWLRYTDQPEPARRLLRRLALAGSA
- a CDS encoding tetratricopeptide repeat protein, whose product is RGGLIDHVRGSRYRLHDLVRAFAQARLLDEEDPAERAAAQERLIVNYAELADSVLRLVDGNMSTRSHQFGSHGFTSLDEALRWLDDESSFITAALRHAEGVDQSAVQNLLGALCDYCLLRGDLYRLGEISELAQAVDQGLLVRSVQWRTGIAARQLGELDKARTTLTSVVDLYREAHHDAGAARALCSLGITLHHQGNLTEAAAKLREALDLQAPPQLATDRAWTMHALAAVQRDRGRLAEALELLTRSLVLHREGGSVHGEAWAHFQLGQLALRMGDVPRAETELRAALERYGQTHDARGEAWALTQLARARLVAGDASPAVEDLRQAAARHRENEDARGEAWSLYYLGQALEETGDLDQAVRDLERSRTMFSRMRDVYGLACARHHSARVTRDQRAAQTGSLRNSGFARQLLVDARADFQRIGVAHGEAWTCLELAVVDAGNARTQQALTLSDEALDLFASYGDRRGEDWARFLRCTLLPYAAPGGVEVGTAVAQEELSQLSRAAHPLRDEKLTDYVSAYTLFLERGISLEDGWQAWRLHMTPDRHARDVMGVAVPAGR
- the mca gene encoding mycothiol conjugate amidase Mca, yielding MTDQLRLMAVHAHPDDESSKGAATMAKYVSEGVDVLVVTCTGGERGSILNPKLQGDAYIEEHIHEVRKKEMDEAREILGVGQEWLGFIDSGLPEGDPLPPLPEGCFALEDVDKAAGELVRKIRAFRPQVITTYDENGGYPHPDHIMTHKISMVAFEGAADTEKYPEAEYGPGYQPQKLYYNQGFNRPRTEALHQAMLDRGLKSPYGEWLKRWNEFERTERTLTTHIPCADFFEIRDKALIAHATQIDPDGGWFKVPMELQKEVWPTEEYELAKSLVDTSLPEADLFAGIRDNA
- a CDS encoding DUF4307 domain-containing protein; translation: MSTASTRLPEGRYGRSSDERADRKLKIAGAVLGAALLALVGYFAYHYVVESKISAQVITFEATDNAVKVHLEVHKDSGTDGYCTLRSQAADGSEVGRADFRFTGSATRTDKVVTLRTTAKGTTAELLGCHTG